tcctgactccaaggccggtgctttatccgctgctccacctagctgccccttctttacAACTTGGAACTATTTCTGAGACCCTATTTGAGGAGCAGGCTCTCTGTGAGCGACCCACCTGGGTCTCCTCCACTGAATGCACCAGCCACACATCCTGCAGGTCCTCCACCGCCCCATCCAGCCAGTTGTTGAAAGGGGCTGCCCGCCGGGCAAATTCTAACTGCAGCTGGTCGATGGTTTCCAGGAGCTTTTCCATCCTCTAGGGAGAAGGGGGCAGGAGTGAGATTGGCCAGAAGCTCTGATCTGCCCTGCTCTCCTCTCCCTCCGCTGCCCACCCCAGACCACTCCATCACCTCCAAAGCATCTCTCCTTTTCTGAGTCAAAGTGCCCAGGGAGTCCCACTGGTCACAGATGGCCTGGCAGCGACTATTCACGGAGGGGGCATCATGATAATCCAGTTCACTGAAAGGGACAAGGCATGGACTGACTCTCCAGGCCCAGGATGAGCCCAACTCTGGCCCTgagccccctccccacctcccacgATGATgtctaggcttggagtcaggaccCCCAGGTTCCATCCTGTCCAGGGTTTACATAAAGCCCATCCCCTATCAGCATGGGCACAAGGCTTCTTGAACACAAATCCTGAGAatgagagacctgggttcaaatcctgcctgacaCTTTCTAACACTTCCCTTCTGTACAATGAGCACTACAATGGACTAGATATCCCTGAGGACCCTTCCTACTCAGATGGGGGCTGGCTATCTTCCTGCCAGGACCCtctccttaatcttagtgtcCCCACTGCTGGCTAACTCCACTTTACCCTGTCTGTGGTCTCCCCTACTGTACTGGACTCCCCAAAGATATCTTTTCCTTTTAGTGGCTACCtcgcacatagtaggctcttcaTGAGAGCTACATGGACCAGAATAGGATCTGGCCCATGTTTGAAGCCTTTGGGCCCTCAGTTTACCATTTCCAAAATgtagataatgatgataaaaataggTGACACTTGGCAAGGAGGCATTTTGGGGACAAGGCAGCCTCAGAGTCGGGAAGGCCTCTGCCATATCCTGGATGAGTGGCACTGGCATGCCTCTTTACCACTCAGGGCCCCAGACCACTCCAATAACTAGGGCCTGCAGAGTGGATGGGGGTCTGCCCTGGCAAAGGAAATTTCCTCAAGGGGAGCTCTTGACATGAAATCCCAGGCCTGGACCCCCCACCTTCCACTTCAATTTGAATTGATCAGACAAAAGACCCTGTGCCAGTCTTTAATGATCTGAAAGGGGCCCTGCCCTTGAGGAGATCACATCTCCTGAAAGGCCACAAAGCTGGATCTGAGTTTGAGTCTCGTTGTCCAGAGCATTTTTCTACTCCCCATCTGATGTGTAGGGGCCTGAGAGAGCCTAGCCCTCCCCAGCCCAAAGTCTACAGGTTACTACTGCAGGGAATGGAGGATGGTGAGGGGGTGTCAGGTAAGCTCCCCAAGTTGTGGCTGGAGGCAGGAGCCATGGGAGAATGAGACAGAGACCAGGATCCTGGTGGTCTAGGCAGGAAAGGGTGATGCCAGGCTGCTGTGGAGGAAGGGCAGGGATGGGGCATCCATACTTGAGCTCCTGGGCTATGGCTGCAATCTGCTCCACCCGGTCCTGGTGGGCGGCCAGGTCGCTCTCAAAGGCCTCATGGCGCCTCAGCAGGGCCCGCACCTCCTGCAGCGAGGCTGAATCATAATCCCGCTGGCTCAGCATATCTTCCTTTCCTGGGAGAGGAAGCAACAGGTGGCCCCCAGGCCACCCCATCACCCAGTCAGAGGCCATGAGGCCCAGTCAGAGGCCATGAGGTCCAGAGGGGACTTCCAATACCACCAAGGCCAACCCTGCCATTTTACAGAGGGACAAACTTGGGCCCAACATGGAGAAGGGACTCTGCATGCCAGGCCACAGGGTGGGATCCCAAGTTGTGCCTTCTGATTCTACTCTGGGATTCCTCCTTCCCATTGGGCAGTCTGAATGACTAGAAACCCAGCCATGGATTCCACAGCTGGAAGGAGCTCAGTGGTCAACCCACACCCAGGACATACCCACAATCCTATCCCCAGGGAATGGCCAAGCTGCTTTTGCTTGAATACTTCCGGTGATGGAGAGCTCGCTCCTTCCACTTTGGGATGGCTCTCATTATTAGGTTTTCTCTGATATCGGTACTAAGTCACCTCTCTACAACATCCCCCCAGTTCCTGGCTCTACTGGGCCCAAGCAGAAGAGGCCTAATCCCTCTCTACATGAAAGGTGCTTAAAGTTGACCATCATATCCACCCCATTTCCTTCAGCTGATCCTCCCCATCCTGGCTGTTCTACTCCGGACACTGTCCAGCTGCTCCCTGTCCTTCCTGAACTGGGCTGCCTGGGTCTCCCAAGACAGTGTGACCTGGGCCGAGGCGCACAGATGTGGCTGATGAAGGCATAGATCATCGATCCCCGAGGAATCCGTATGAGAGATGTGCAACAATCCCCATCTCTATAAAGTCATCTATGGGAGAGGCTATGAGGCTCTGGAAAGAGAGCTGGGCTTGGAAGGCCtgggaagacctaggttcagatcCTCCCCACCTCTGATACTAATGCCTGTGGTATGAGGATCAAAGGCAGTGACCTAGGTTAAGTCCTCGCAAACCTTAACCATTAAAAAAACAAGGCCCATTTCATCGGGTGACTCTAAACCTAGGCTGCAGAGAGGGGGCAGATCTGCCCTGGGCCGGGGTCCTGGACCAGTGTAATCCCTCTTTGATGGTCCCATGAGTCTGTGCAATGCCACAGAGCAGGTGCCCACCCTTCTGGGTCCTTACCCCGGGTCCAGGTCTCATGCAGGGAAGCTTTCTGTTGGAACTTCTCTGCAAGGTGTTGCAGGCGCTGAAGCCTCCGGATCTCAGCCAGCAGCCAGTCCTCATAGCCCTTCTCAGCCTGTTCCAGGCCCCGCCAGGCATTGGCGATGTCCTGAGGAGGAAGACAAGGGCTCTCCTGCATCCCTGGCCAGCCCAGGCCCTTTTATGCCCCCCAGCCAGCCCTGAGCTGGGAGCTCACCGACACCAGCTTGCCCTCAGATGGCATGAAGGCAGGCCGGTGGCTGAGTCGAAGCTTGGTCTGCAGTGTGTTAAAGTTAATCTCCAGTTGGCATTTCTCCTGAACGCGGGGCGGCTTGTGGAGACGCCGGTACTCTCGGAAATCCTCCAGCTTCCGCTGCATAGCACTCATGCTGGGCTCACTAGTCCGGTTCTCCAGCCAGGGCACGGTGCGGCGGATCCATTCCAGCAGCTGGGGAAGGACAATGGCATAAGGGATGGTGGCCCTTAGCCCTGGGCTTCTCCTGGAAGCTTCCAGAGAGCAATGGCTGCTAGTTTTTTGTCTCGGTACCCCCAATGGTGAGCATAGAGTAGGTAATTAATTACAAATGGCTTCCTTCCCATGCTAGCCCTCCTGGTCCATCTGCTCCAGAATCTTCTTTCTTCACAGGCAGGGTACATGGGTCTCCTGCTCACAACCCTCAGAGCCTCCCTTTACTTTAGGGAATCCTCCATAGCCAACTCCAGCCTGGCTTTCTAGACTTTTCCCTGCTGTTCATCATGTTCTCCATTCTCTGGACAAACTAGACCTTTAGCCATTCCTTGGTCACACCCCCGAGGCCACATCCTATCTGGTCAATTAAGACTACCACCCCCCAAGCCTAGGCTTCCACCGCTCCTGCTGACATCTTGCTGGTCCTTCAGGGCCCAACCTGGTGCCATCTCTTCTATGAAACTTCCACTGGACTAGAAATGATTTCTTCCTTGTGCAACTCCTCATTTATCCTGTACATTTAACACATTTTGCTTCTTGCTTTAACAGATGTGTCCCAGGCCTTTCCCATTAGACTAAAAGACTCCTGAAGGCAACTGTTGGTGTATTTCACCTTTCTGTCCTCAGCATAAAGCATGGGCCCCACAGACACCCACCTCACTGGCCAGCTTCTCATATTCTTCCATAAGCTTTTCATTCTCCTGGTTCACTGCCAGCACCTTACAGATCCTGTTGGCAGCCGTCTCTGCCTATAGACAGAAAAAAGTCCAAGAGCCCAGATTCCCTAAGTCTGCCTCCTGGACACATGTCCTTCTCTTCCCCATCACAGGGACAACTCTTCTGCTATGGGACCCCACCCTCTCCTACATGGAGCTGGCCTGAGTTCCCCCCCAAAGGTCATAGGATCTGGGCTCTCTATCAATTAGGAAGGGACTAAGAGCATCAAGGTCTTCCCATAGATGATCCCAGAGAGGGGAACAGTCTTGACCAATGAACTTctgtaaaatatttccttaagtCATTTTGACCTTGGTCTGTGCAGACTTGTTTAATACTGTGGTTTTTTCCTTGTATCCTAACTTCCTACCTGGCCACAAGTTCCCCAAGGACACCattcctaataaatgtttgttgtatgaggaaatgaaggaataGTTCAAGGATGGGGCACTCATTCCCCAGAACTTGAGTCACCCCCCGCCCCGGGATTTGAAGCAGGGTTTGTTAGCATCACTTTCCACAGCGCAGGAGAAGCATATAGGACCAGCTTCCTTGAGAGGACACCAGGCTGGAAGCCGGCAAGATGGAGGAAGGCGCTAGACCTCCCTCCACAGGTTCCATCTCTAATCTGCAGATTTTCTGGGGATAACTGTAGTGTCCATGCTGATCCTTCCCAAGAACTGATGCCACAGCTGACCATGCCTATGGTGGACCATGCCCACAGCTGATCATATCCATGGCAGACTATACCCACAGCTGGCCATGGTAAGTAATTCTTAGTTAGGAACTGGGAGTAGGGAAGGTTGGGGGGACCAGACCAACCCCACCAAGTCCCCTTTTATGGACTCACAGCATTCTCAAGCTGGAAGGGATGTTAGAGACCATTGTGTCCAGCTCTCTTACTTCACAGGGCAAGTGGAggccaagaaaaagaaagtggcttgcccaaaggtaCTCAGTGAGATAGACCAGGTTCCCCAGACTGGAAGGTCAaggttctttccattacaccgTCCCACCAGGCTACAGATGTCTTTATCTTCAACGTCCAGCATGGGGCCAGGACTGCTCCCAACCTGGGTATCTTTCATGGAACTGGCCTCACCTGTTTCTCCTGCACTGTGTAAAGTGATGCTAACACCCCCTGCCTCACATCCCAAGGGAACTCTACAGGTCCAGTAGGTATTCATTCCAGTGTTTAATGCATGAGTAATTAGCATGAATATTTACCTTTAGTCATGTTCTGCAGCCTTCAAAACTCCTACCTCACAACTTTGTGAGATGGGCATTGAAAGGTTTATTCTCCCCATTTgatagatcaagaaactgaggtccataaagGTCAAGTAGTGGCTAGGataccaggatttgaacccaaggtctTGGAAATGACAGCTGTTCCAGGCCCACCAGTGCTGGCCTTCCTTGTTCCAGTTGGCCATGAATCCTTAGCTACAGGTCTCCACCCATTCGCTTCCCCACAACTCTACCCCCACTCCCCTGTCCTTCCTTCCCCACCTCAACCCCTGATCCCTTCACCTGTTCAGCCCCTGCAAAGGCATGATAGAAGCAGGACACATAGGTCATGACGGCCTTCTCATCCGGCTTGGGGGTGTTCACGATATCTGAGGAAGTAGGAAGGGGAGCTGCTTAGAAATGTGCTCTCTCTCcccttgtttctctttctctgagaGGGTAGGCTGCCTGCCTGGGGTCATGGGATTACTAAGTGGCAGAGTCAACCTTGGGTTGTCTTGGCTGaacctccattttttttaaacatcttgaAAGTGTTATTTTAGCTCATTTACACGATAGAAATAATGGCCCTGGCAGATGTTCTAAGGAAACCGTACAAAATAATAGCATAAATATTTCAAGATGTTCAATATaagctatattatatattatattttaaaataatttaacagCATAGATGGTCATAGAGGCAGctggtggtgcaatagatagagaactgggtcaGGTTTGAGAAGAGCTGACCATGGAccagttgcctcagtttcctcaactgtaaagtaggAATAATTCCCTACCTtgcagggctgttgtgaagacttaaataaaataatatttgtaaaagtgttcACTTGTGTAATACCTGGTATACAGTAGGTGCAGTATAAATACTcaatctcttcccttcccttgccagGATTTGTTAATTCCTTTCAAAACATGTAGTTTTGAAGGCATCTGAGAGTTATAATAGGGTTTCAGAGCAAGTTATGGCATAGAGCAGGGTTTCTtacccccctttccttttttgtcactgACTCCTTTGGCAGTGACAGTatcttagaataatatttattttattttatttttgtacaaatgattttttatacattactaaaatattcttgtttaagagtaaacataatacccctccccccaaaatctagaccctcatgaacaataaagtaaaaaaacGTGTTTCAGTCTGTGTAATGATACCAGCAGCTCTGTTGCGGATGGATCACATTcattaggataagtccatcacaaaagttacttccataattttccactgttgctctggctgattgtaattcctCCCATCCATACCTTCCCACTACCatcaattatattttctctcaccctgtccctcttctaaaacaTGCTGTAGGGTACCTGAGTGGTGCAGAGGACCAAACACTAACCCTGGCCCTGAGCCCACGTACCatccctgagacccagcaaccacctggccccgtggtcctggacaggccacccaatctgAGGCCCAGAAAGCTGAAGCAGCTGGTGGAGCAAGATTTGAACATGGATCCTTGAGCTCTTTCCACCTCATCTTGTCCTCTTCTTCCCATCCCCAGGTGCCTAAGCTATGCATCAGACCCTGTGCTCTATGAAGGCTGAGCTGCTCTTTTTCACCTGTCTCCCACTCCCTGCCTACCCAGCATGGTCCCACACAAAGGAAGTATGAGCCCTTCATAGGTGTTGATCAGTTGATTGTTCCTGGCTCCCAGACCCCACTCACTCACCTTCTGCATCTAACATTTTGGGAATGTCCAGATACTTTTCAGCTACCTCAAAGGCGGTGTTCAGGTTGCCAATGGGGTCATCCTGAGAGGAGAGCAATTGTCAAAGCCAGGTcaaaggtcaaatttgacctgGGGGTGATGGAGAAGTCCAGATGTTGGCTGAGTCAGGGCCCCACCTTGCGCAATTTGGCGTAGTCAATGAGGTCAGGGCGGTGCCGGTGGATGAGAGCACAGAGGGCCAGGCCATCCTTCCAGCTGAGGTAgaaagaaagtaaggctggtgccccccccccacatgAAAGCTGTGGCCCCTGATTCCCACCTAACCTGAGGAGTCCCAGAACTCAGAGCCCATTTAGCCCAAGGAATTGAACCAGCTGGGGCAGTAGATCTGGCACAAGTCCACTAAGGATGCACTGCATGGGCTTGGGAAAGGTCCTTCCTCTCATTAAAGTGAAGTTTGAACTAAAACCTCTAAGTTCCTCTCCCTGAAGTCTGATATTCTAGATTTAAGAACCTTCCCATCTCTGATATCCTAAGCACCCTCCTAGGTCgaacattccatgttctaagcaCCCTCTCAGCTCTGATGTTCCAGGTCCTAAGTGCCCTCCTAGCTCTGATGTTCCATGTTCTAAGGGTCCTTCCGTCTCTGATGTTTAAGGTCCTAAGCACCCTCTCAACCCTGATGGTCCATGTTCTAAGGGCCCCAGCTCTGACTCTCTAAGGCTCTAGCTAGCTCCCTCTCAGGGACACAGTGGCCCAGAAAGGGCAATGTTAGGGTGTCAATCACTCTGTCCCCAGCAGTGACCTGGTGTGGAAGTTTTGCACATTCACATTCCTATAGGGCGCTGTTTTCCGTTGACACCACAGGAGCAAACCTTCTTTGGCGGAGGTCTCTGAGAGAAGGCAGAGGAAACGGGAGTTGTTTGAGGAGGGCAGATGGGTCAGCAGGGGTCAGCAGGGCCAGCCCCCCCACTCAGCCTGGGCCTTACCTTCCACAGAGATGTCCTGGATGGCAAAGCGAAGGATGATGGTCCAGATCATCCCCAAGGTCATCTTCAGGTTCCCGTCCACGATCTCTGGTGGGGAAGAGTCAAGCCAGGGAGATAGAAGGTTGAACCAGGTCTTCACCTCCCTCTCTACCCCCAATTAATCCTGGCACCTCACCTTCAGCCCCAATGGACACAAGTTTCACCCCTTTGCTGGCAATGAAGTCCAGGGCCTTGTTGACATTGGCGATCTTGTGGAAGCGCATCTTGCCTTTATCTGGCCTGGGCAGTCTTTCCCCTGGGATATAGGAGAGATCCAGGATCATAGGAAGCCCCAAGGCCATCAACTTTTCAGTTCAGTtcagaaataatattattaaacacCTACAGTGTGCTTAATAGATAGAaggatgatgaaaaatgataattcctgccctcaagaagttatTCTTTAGTACAAGAGACAGAGATTGGGTCTGTTATTTCATTGGTGTCAGGAATTCCCCAGATTAGGCAATAGCTCCAACCAATTCAGGTCAGCATCTTCTCTGTAACTTGGCAACTTGGAGAGCTGTCTAGAGCAGAGGGGTCAGATATGCGACCCACAAAACTCCTGAGCACTgtttgaaccaaaaaaaaaaaatctaactggGAAGTATCAAAGTAGAAAAGgtaatattcttatttatttatttatttatttatttttgttggtcAAAACTTTAATTTGAAGAGTTTCAAATGTCCAAGACAATGGAGGGAGTCATAACAGAATATCtatcataaaagataatattttttctgGTTTAGTGGCCTCTGTTTGGATTTGAATTAGTCATACCGCTTTCCGTAATAAATAATTAGATAATACAAAAACTATGTTGGAGCCTACTTGTCTGGACACACAAAGGacctatatgaacacaattgtaaACCACTGTCTATAAACATGGATCTTAATAACTAGAGAAAGAGTAATGGCTTGTGGGGAGTCTGAGCCAATATGGTAAAGCTGATAATATGACTAAATTAATTAACTTATTTGATTCCATGCCAGTTGAActactaaagaattattttattgagcaagaaaaaaaatgataatgaaatacgtccagaagaataaaaattaaagaatttcaaggaaaataagtaggaaaaaatgagaaggaacaaGACGCAACAGTGTCAGagctcaaactatactataaagctgcaattatcaaaacaatttgctactgggtaagaaatagaggTTGATAGAACAATTAGGTACACAATATACATGAGCACAGCCACCATTAAACTCAAAGATACCAGCTACTGCAGCAAGAATTCACTATTAGacagaaattataaggaaaactggACTGTGATCTGACAGAAACTAGGTTTGAtctaacatctcacaccatataccaagacaTGCTTTAGTACATGGGTACATGACTTAAATATATGAAGTGTGATATCATAAACTAATTAGAAGAGCAAGTTAAAAACTATGTTTCAGTTTCATGGATAAGAGAAGCATTCATGACCAAAAGGACAGAGAgaatcaaagaagactaaaacaattttgatgacacaaaatttaaaagttttttcataaagccaattTATCTAAAATTAAGGGAGAAGCAGGTTACTGGGGAAAAATTTTTGTGGGGAAAATTTTTGCTTTGGTATACCAATAAGTGTCTCACTTCTAAGATAGAGAAGTGATTTAAAtgtgtaaggggaaaaaaagctattcctcaaatgataaatgatcaaaggataagaacattCCATTTATAGAGGAGAAATCCAAGACAGTATTAGCTatataaaattgctctaaatctaaaagaaattcaaattaaggcAATTCTAATTTAGCATTCTACATTGCTCAAATTATCAAAGTTGACCCAAAAAAGGAGAATACATGCTGGAGAATCTATGGGAAAACAGGTACTtgaatgcactgttggtgaaggtGTGAACtagtccagtcattctggaaagtagTTTTGAACTGTGGTCAAAAAGCtactaaactgtgcataccctttgagcagGAGTACCACCACTAAGTCTATAtctaaaaagatcaaagaaagaagaaaaagaaccatatggacaaaaatatttattggagcTCTTTCTGtgatggtaaagaactggaaattcccTCAATTAGTGAAtcactaaacaagttgtggtacatgaaaaTGACGAATActattgcactataagaaataggaaggaaagagtttctgagaaatctgggaagactggTATGAACTGAGTGTTTGGGTTGGGGGATTGGAGGCATCTTCATCTCCATCTATCTCCCACCCCTAGAGGAGAACCCCCAAAGAACAAGGCCCCCCTACGTCATACCCCTCACAGTTCCCACTTCTCCATGCCCCAATTCCTTTCCCTACTCCAAACATCACAGAGTCAGCCTCAGCCTCTTGCTGATCTCTGAGCCTCTGAAAGCATCAGATCCCCTTGGCCCTTGCCCCCCTCACCAGATATGACCTCCAGGAGCAGCATGAGTTTGAGGCCATTGCGAAAGTCTTCTTCGATGTTCTCAATCTGGGTCCCAGCTTTGCGCAGATGAGAGTTACACCAGGCTGTGAAGGTCTGGGAACAGAGGGAAGAGGGCAGAGGAAAACACTGGCACTTTTACTGGGAGTCAGTGCATGAGGCTCACTTGCCTTACAACTGCCCTTGGAAGTGGTTTGTGTGAATGCTAGTACTCattgaaaagaaagggaaactgaggctccaagatGGGAAAGAAGTTGTTCCCACCCAGTTCCTGTGTTTCTAGCCTGGTTCTCCTACTTAGTACTTTGGTGACCTGCAGAAG
The Macrotis lagotis isolate mMagLag1 chromosome 3, bilby.v1.9.chrom.fasta, whole genome shotgun sequence genome window above contains:
- the ACTN3 gene encoding alpha-actinin-3 isoform X2, whose amino-acid sequence is MMMVLQPEGLGEGQGPYGGGEYMEQEEDWDRDLLLDPAWEKQQRKTFTAWCNSHLRKAGTQIENIEEDFRNGLKLMLLLEVISGERLPRPDKGKMRFHKIANVNKALDFIASKGVKLVSIGAEEIVDGNLKMTLGMIWTIILRFAIQDISVEETSAKEGLLLWCQRKTAPYRNVNVQNFHTSWKDGLALCALIHRHRPDLIDYAKLRKDDPIGNLNTAFEVAEKYLDIPKMLDAEDIVNTPKPDEKAVMTYVSCFYHAFAGAEQAETAANRICKVLAVNQENEKLMEEYEKLASELLEWIRRTVPWLENRTSEPSMSAMQRKLEDFREYRRLHKPPRVQEKCQLEINFNTLQTKLRLSHRPAFMPSEGKLVSDIANAWRGLEQAEKGYEDWLLAEIRRLQRLQHLAEKFQQKASLHETWTRGKEDMLSQRDYDSASLQEVRALLRRHEAFESDLAAHQDRVEQIAAIAQELNELDYHDAPSVNSRCQAICDQWDSLGTLTQKRRDALERMEKLLETIDQLQLEFARRAAPFNNWLDGAVEDLQDVWLVHSVEETQSLITAHEQFKATLPEADRERGAILGIQGEIQKICQTYGLRLTISNPYISLTPQDITSKWEMVRKLVPNRDQTLQEELARQQANERLRRQFAAQANAIGPWIQGKVEEVGRLAVGLAGSLEDQMAGLKQQEQNIINYKSNVDRLEGDHQMLQESLVFDNKHTVYSMEHIRVGWEQLLTSIARTINEVENQVLTRDAKGLSQEQMNEFRASFNHFDRKRNGMMEPDDFRACLISMGYDLGEAEFARIMTMVDPNAAGVVTFQAFIDFMTRETAETDTAEQVVASFKILAGDKNYITGEELRRELPAEQAEYCIRRMTPYTGPGAPSGALDYVAFSSALYGESDL
- the ACTN3 gene encoding alpha-actinin-3 isoform X1, whose amino-acid sequence is MMMVLQPEGLGEGQGPYGGGEYMEQEEDWDRDLLLDPAWEKQQRKTFTAWCNSHLRKAGTQIENIEEDFRNGLKLMLLLEVISGERLPRPDKGKMRFHKIANVNKALDFIASKGVKLVSIGAEEIVDGNLKMTLGMIWTIILRFAIQDISVEETSAKEGLLLWCQRKTAPYRNVNVQNFHTSWKDGLALCALIHRHRPDLIDYAKLRKDDPIGNLNTAFEVAEKYLDIPKMLDAEDIVNTPKPDEKAVMTYVSCFYHAFAGAEQAETAANRICKVLAVNQENEKLMEEYEKLASELLEWIRRTVPWLENRTSEPSMSAMQRKLEDFREYRRLHKPPRVQEKCQLEINFNTLQTKLRLSHRPAFMPSEGKLVSDIANAWRGLEQAEKGYEDWLLAEIRRLQRLQHLAEKFQQKASLHETWTRGKEDMLSQRDYDSASLQEVRALLRRHEAFESDLAAHQDRVEQIAAIAQELNELDYHDAPSVNSRCQAICDQWDSLGTLTQKRRDALERMEKLLETIDQLQLEFARRAAPFNNWLDGAVEDLQDVWLVHSVEETQSLITAHEQFKATLPEADRERGAILGIQGEIQKICQTYGLRLTISNPYISLTPQDITSKWEMVRKLVPNRDQTLQEELARQQANERLRRQFAAQANAIGPWIQGKVEEVGRLAVGLAGSLEDQMAGLKQQEQNIINYKSNVDRLEGDHQMLQESLVFDNKHTVYSMEHIRVGWEQLLTSIARTINEVENQVLTRDAKGLSQEQMNEFRASFNHFDRKRNGMMEPDDFRACLISMGYDLGEAEFARIMTMVDPNAAGVVTFQAFIDFMTRETAETDTAEQVVASFKILAGDKVCGGAVAGPHPLGSPLLPGAGVSQDLTCPPSVQQNYITGEELRRELPAEQAEYCIRRMTPYTGPGAPSGALDYVAFSSALYGESDL